The following coding sequences lie in one Coraliomargarita parva genomic window:
- a CDS encoding TIGR00282 family metallophosphoesterase, with amino-acid sequence MPRVLFLGDIVGRPGRTLVRERLQSLREAYAVDLVIANAENSAGGAGITAKIANELKESGVDAITLGDHTWDQKNFESEIDQLVHVCRPANLPVRNPGRTYLIIEKDGFRLGIFTVLGRNYLAMKADECPFKCADRLLDELKSQCDAVFVEAHMEATSEKIAFGWHLDGRAAAVVGTHTHVPTADGRVLPGGTAYLTDAGMCGPYESVLGRDIKEVITTFLDGMKRRFPVAENDVRLCGCLIDVDASNGLATHFERIESR; translated from the coding sequence ATGCCGAGAGTCTTATTCCTGGGAGATATAGTCGGGCGTCCGGGCAGGACGCTGGTTCGTGAACGCCTGCAGTCGCTGCGCGAGGCCTATGCGGTGGACCTCGTCATTGCCAACGCCGAGAACTCCGCCGGTGGGGCAGGTATTACCGCCAAAATCGCGAATGAGCTCAAGGAGAGCGGGGTGGATGCGATCACGCTCGGCGATCACACTTGGGACCAAAAGAACTTCGAAAGCGAAATCGACCAACTGGTCCATGTGTGCCGTCCGGCCAACCTACCGGTCCGAAATCCTGGCCGAACTTATCTCATCATCGAAAAGGACGGCTTCCGCTTGGGGATATTTACCGTGCTGGGGCGCAACTATCTGGCGATGAAGGCGGACGAGTGTCCCTTTAAGTGTGCCGACCGTCTGTTGGACGAACTGAAGAGCCAATGCGACGCGGTGTTTGTCGAAGCGCACATGGAGGCGACTTCCGAAAAAATCGCATTCGGCTGGCATCTGGACGGTCGCGCGGCTGCAGTTGTCGGCACGCACACGCATGTCCCGACCGCCGATGGACGTGTCCTTCCCGGAGGGACCGCCTATCTGACCGATGCAGGCATGTGCGGCCCCTATGAATCTGTTCTCGGGCGGGACATCAAGGAGGTTATCACCACTTTTCTGGACGGAATGAAGCGTCGTTTCCCAGTTGCGGAAAATGACGTCAGGTTGTGTGGCTGCCTCATTGACGTCGATGCCTCTAATGGATTGGCAACTCATTTCGAGCGCATCGAAAGCCGCTAG
- a CDS encoding fatty acid CoA ligase family protein, giving the protein MSINVAAFLTEQARQQPDTLAVRAPLRLGADGSIGYRELSFSELENESGATARYLEFRGVTRGTRVLLMVKPGLDLIRIVFALFKLGAVPIVIDPGMGLRSFLACVRHSKPEVLVGIPLAIWISRLFRSSFQALNARVLVGRGFGTHIRDHLGEGNFPVVDSQASELAAVLFTSGSTGPAKGVCYTHGMFAAQVDAIRNQYGIEPGEVDLPMLPVFALFNPALGMCTVVPQMNPSRPATVDPAKIVQAIRQNEVTNSFGSPALWTKIARYCVAQQITLPSVKRILMAGAPVPPALMEMMQPIIPNGEIHTPYGATEALPVCSISASEVLSETEARTKQGEGTCVGRTLPGVSVRIIQPVEGPIPSLSDAIELDTGCIGEILVQGPSVTREYDHRPEADARAKVTDGDGYWHRMGDLGWLDVQGRLWFCGRVVERVVSSGKTYYTDCCEAVFNLHPDVYRSALIDLGGGNPAIVIEPEQQAYPRTKEAETAFRQSLGALASKNPLTSDIDTFFFEKQFPVDVRHNAKIHRLSLARKYALKA; this is encoded by the coding sequence ATGAGTATCAATGTAGCGGCATTCCTGACTGAGCAAGCACGGCAACAGCCGGATACCTTGGCCGTACGAGCACCTCTGCGGCTTGGTGCGGACGGCTCCATCGGCTATCGGGAGCTGAGCTTTAGCGAGCTTGAAAACGAATCGGGTGCAACCGCCCGCTATCTCGAGTTCCGCGGTGTGACCCGCGGAACTCGGGTCCTGCTCATGGTGAAGCCGGGGCTCGACCTCATCCGCATCGTATTTGCCTTATTTAAATTAGGCGCGGTTCCGATCGTGATTGATCCTGGGATGGGCCTGCGTTCCTTTCTCGCTTGTGTCCGACATTCCAAGCCGGAGGTGCTGGTCGGCATTCCCTTGGCTATCTGGATCTCGCGACTGTTTCGGTCCAGTTTTCAAGCCTTGAACGCGCGTGTCCTTGTGGGACGTGGCTTCGGGACGCATATCCGCGACCATCTCGGAGAGGGGAACTTCCCTGTCGTGGATTCACAGGCAAGCGAACTGGCTGCGGTGCTTTTCACATCCGGTTCCACAGGTCCCGCGAAGGGGGTGTGCTACACACACGGAATGTTTGCCGCCCAAGTCGACGCCATTCGCAACCAGTACGGGATTGAGCCGGGAGAAGTGGATTTGCCGATGCTCCCGGTTTTTGCGCTCTTCAATCCGGCGCTTGGCATGTGCACGGTCGTTCCACAAATGAATCCGAGTCGTCCGGCGACCGTGGATCCCGCCAAGATCGTTCAAGCGATCCGTCAAAACGAAGTGACCAATAGTTTTGGCTCACCGGCCTTATGGACGAAAATCGCGCGGTATTGCGTGGCTCAGCAAATTACGCTCCCGAGCGTTAAACGCATCTTGATGGCCGGGGCACCGGTACCACCGGCACTCATGGAAATGATGCAGCCCATCATTCCCAATGGCGAGATTCACACACCATATGGTGCGACTGAGGCCTTGCCGGTCTGCTCCATTTCTGCCTCCGAGGTGCTGTCGGAAACCGAAGCCAGGACCAAGCAGGGCGAGGGAACCTGTGTTGGCCGGACACTTCCAGGGGTGAGCGTGCGTATTATCCAACCGGTGGAGGGGCCTATTCCGAGTCTTTCGGATGCGATAGAGCTGGATACTGGCTGTATCGGCGAGATACTGGTCCAAGGCCCCTCGGTAACCCGAGAGTACGACCACCGTCCCGAAGCGGACGCCCGCGCCAAAGTGACGGACGGCGACGGGTATTGGCACCGCATGGGAGATCTTGGGTGGCTGGATGTGCAGGGCCGGCTCTGGTTTTGCGGCCGGGTTGTTGAGCGCGTGGTTTCAAGTGGCAAGACCTACTACACGGATTGCTGTGAAGCGGTTTTCAACCTGCATCCGGATGTGTATCGCTCGGCCCTGATCGATTTGGGTGGGGGGAACCCGGCGATCGTTATCGAACCGGAGCAGCAAGCCTATCCCCGCACGAAAGAAGCCGAGACGGCCTTCCGGCAGAGCCTGGGAGCACTCGCATCGAAAAATCCACTGACTTCGGATATCGATACCTTCTTTTTTGAGAAGCAGTTTCCGGTCGATGTGCGGCATAATGCCAAGATCCATCGCCTGAGCTTGGCGAGAAAGTACGCTTTGAAAGCGTGA
- a CDS encoding YebC/PmpR family DNA-binding transcriptional regulator, whose amino-acid sequence MSGHSKWATIKRAKGAADAKRGKIFSVISKDLTLAARDGGGDPGFNPRLRTVIAKAKAENMPSDNIDRAIKKGTGELPGVSYEEIVYEGYAPGGVGLIVEVTTDNKNRSASEVRSTMGKHGGNLAGVGAVAFQFERKGQFIIDAKLIDEESLMDLALEAGAEDIKNEEDHFEVICALSDYDAVSQALSDKNIEMESSELVYLPNITVPVDDKEVARKVLHLIEKLDELDDVKAVHSNFDIADGVLDEE is encoded by the coding sequence ATGTCAGGACACAGTAAATGGGCCACAATCAAGCGCGCGAAGGGGGCAGCGGATGCCAAGCGCGGAAAGATTTTCAGCGTCATCAGCAAGGACTTGACGCTTGCAGCGCGTGACGGAGGCGGGGACCCCGGCTTCAATCCGCGACTGCGTACCGTGATCGCCAAAGCCAAGGCGGAGAATATGCCTTCCGACAACATTGATCGCGCGATCAAAAAGGGAACCGGCGAACTCCCGGGGGTGAGTTATGAGGAAATCGTTTATGAGGGCTATGCGCCCGGCGGGGTCGGTTTGATCGTTGAGGTGACGACCGACAACAAGAACCGCTCCGCCTCCGAAGTGCGCAGCACCATGGGCAAGCACGGTGGCAACCTTGCCGGTGTCGGGGCGGTGGCTTTCCAGTTTGAACGCAAGGGGCAATTTATTATCGACGCAAAGTTGATCGACGAAGAAAGCCTGATGGATCTGGCTCTGGAAGCCGGCGCAGAAGACATCAAGAATGAAGAGGATCACTTCGAGGTGATCTGTGCACTTTCCGATTACGATGCAGTCTCCCAGGCACTCTCGGACAAGAACATCGAGATGGAGTCCTCCGAGTTGGTCTACCTGCCGAATATTACGGTGCCGGTCGATGATAAGGAGGTCGCCCGCAAAGTGCTGCATCTGATCGAGAAGTTGGACGAGTTGGACGACGTCAAAGCCGTTCACTCCAATTTCGATATCGCAGATGGTGTATTGGATGAGGAATAG